The Gemmatimonadota bacterium genome contains the following window.
CGCCAGTGATCGGCTCGCCGAATTGCTCGGCGAGCAGGAGTTCAGCTCCCTGTACCACCAGGGCGAGCAGCTCTGCATGTACCTGGTGGATGTGGGCCGCCGCGCCATCCTCGCGGTGCTCTTCGACTCGCGCACGACCTTGGGACTCGTGAGGCTGAAGATCCGCGGGCTGGTGCCGCAGTTAGACACGCTGTTCTCCGCCATGGCCGAGCGCCCCCGCACCGGCGCACCGGAACTGGAAGAGGGCTGGGTCGATGACGTGGTCGACGAGATCGACCGGCTGTTCGCCGAGTAGACCGGGGATCCGCCCATGTCCATGATCAACTACGCCAGCCGTGAGATCAACTGCAAGCTCGTGTACTACGGCCCAGGGCTGGGCGGCAAGACCACGAACATCGAGTGTGTTTACAGCAAGGTCAATCCGGAGACGCGGGGCAAGCTGATCTCCCTGGCCACGGAGCAGGAGCGCACCCTGTTTTTTGACTTCCTGCCCGTGGACCTGGGGGAGATCCGCGGGTTCAAGACACGCTTCCATCTGTACACGGTGCCGGGGCAGGTCTACTACAACGCGAGCCGGCGCCTGATCCTGAAGGGTGTGGACGGTGTGGTTTTCGTGGCGGATTCGCAGGCGGAGCGGCTGACCGCGAACCTGGCGTCCATGCAGAACCTGTACGACAACCTGGCCGAGTACGGGTATGACGCGGAGCAGCTTCCGCTGGTCGTGCAGTACAACAAGCAGGACCTGCCGAACCGGCTGCCGGTCGAGGAGATGCGGGCACAGCTCAACCCCTCGGGGTTGCCCGACTTCGAAGCGATCGCTACGCAGGGCGTCGGCGTATTCGACACGCTCAAAGCCGTGAGCAAGCTCGTCCTGAAAACTCTGGGCTGAGCCCATGCCCGTGCTCTGCCGCAGCACCCTGCCCAACGCGATCACGGTGGCCCGCATCCTCATGGCACCGGCCATCTTCTTTCTGGTCTTTGTGCCTGGCTTCACCGCCCGGCTGATCGCGTTTTTCCTCTTCGTCGTGGCGGCGGTTTCAGACCTCTGGGACGGCTACCTGGCGCGGAAGTACGGCTGGATCACGGATTTTGGCAAGCTGGTCGACCCGATTGCCGACAAGCTGCTGCTGGCGGCGACGTTCGTGCCCTTCTACATGCTGTCGCACCGTGCCACGCCGGTCGGCCCGCTCCCCCACTGGGGCGAGCTGCCGCTCTGGGTGCTGCTCGTGGTGTTCGG
Protein-coding sequences here:
- the pgsA gene encoding CDP-diacylglycerol--glycerol-3-phosphate 3-phosphatidyltransferase; translated protein: MPVLCRSTLPNAITVARILMAPAIFFLVFVPGFTARLIAFFLFVVAAVSDLWDGYLARKYGWITDFGKLVDPIADKLLLAATFVPFYMLSHRATPVGPLPHWGELPLWVLLVVFGRELLITAIRAVAAGRGVVIPAGKAGKYKAVTQNIFVGSVLLWYALQTLARSEAWAGQLWHLWQEFHGAVLALALALAVLLTVYSMAVYLWNWRMPRRSAA
- a CDS encoding gliding-motility protein MglA, producing MSMINYASREINCKLVYYGPGLGGKTTNIECVYSKVNPETRGKLISLATEQERTLFFDFLPVDLGEIRGFKTRFHLYTVPGQVYYNASRRLILKGVDGVVFVADSQAERLTANLASMQNLYDNLAEYGYDAEQLPLVVQYNKQDLPNRLPVEEMRAQLNPSGLPDFEAIATQGVGVFDTLKAVSKLVLKTLG
- a CDS encoding roadblock/LC7 domain-containing protein, which encodes MTRAAISALEPRDLERLDQLLEAFNVETRARCSLLLDRAGRLLSVAGETEALDRTAFASLAAADFAASDRLAELLGEQEFSSLYHQGEQLCMYLVDVGRRAILAVLFDSRTTLGLVRLKIRGLVPQLDTLFSAMAERPRTGAPELEEGWVDDVVDEIDRLFAE